ACCGCCGAGGTCTCGACGACCCCGATCGCGTCGATCGGGACGTCCGGGCGCTCTCCCCGAAGAAGGGGCGCGAGCGTCTCGTGCGGGGCCGGCAGGAAGACGCGGTCCACGAGATTCGCGCCCGCCGCCTCCACCCCCCTCTCAAACGCCGACTCAACCGAGGCAATCTCCCCCCCGAAGAGGACGAGGTACTTCCCCGGGTCGAGGGGGCGCGACTCGAGAAGCTCGACGCGCGCGCGCTTCGCGACCGCGTCCGCCGTTCGAAACCCGGCCGCGATCGAATCGAGCTCGAGAAGGGCGATCGCTTCTTCCATTGTGCCTCACACGATCCGAAATCGATCGACGAGCACGCAGCGCCGGGGCCTGGTGAACGTCCGCGCGTTGGTGAGCCCGTCGCCGGTCGGGCTCGCGATCGTGAAGCTCGTGTACCCCTCGCCTCCGAAGCCGAGGCCGGCGTAGTTCGGGCCGTTCTTCACGAAGATCGATGTGTTCATCACGCGCGCCATTTTGCTGAGCTTATCGATATTTCGCGAATGCATGCTCGCCGTATGACGGAATCCGTGCTCCGCGCGGCAGGCGAGATCGATCGCCGCGTCGACGTTCGGGACGCGGACGACGGGGAGGACGGGGATGAGAAGCTCGGTCCAGACGAACGTGTGCTCGCCGGGGACCTCGACGAGGATGAGGCGCGGATCGCCGTGCCCTCTCACCCCGAGCGCGTCGAGGATGCGGCCCGCGTCGCGGCCGACGAGGCTCTTCTCGACGACCGAGTGGGCGCCGGGCCCGCGGTCTTCGGCGAGGACGAGGTTCTTCAGCCTGGAAACCATCGCCCCCTCGATCTCGTAGGCGCCCGCGCCACGCATCTCCTCCTTCAGCCGGTCGGCCGCCGAGGCGACGCAGAGGACCTCTTTCTCGTCGGTGCAGACGATGTTGTTGTCGAGCGAGGCGCCGAGCACGAGATCGCGCGCCGCCTGGCGAAGATCCGCCGTCTCGTCGATGACCGCCGGCGGGTTTCCGGGGCCGGCGGCGACCACCCGCTTTCCGGAGCGCATCGCCTCGGCGACGACGCCCGGCCCCCCCGTCACGACGAGGAGCGCGATCTCCGGGTGCTTCATGATCGCCTGGGCGGTCGCGATCGTCGGCTCCCTGACGGCGGTGAAAACGAACGGCGGTCCCCCCGCCGCGTGCGCCGCGTCGTTCAGGATCGCGAGGCAGCGGTTCGTGCACTCCCTCGCGGCCGGATGCGCGTTGAAGACGACCGTGTTCCCGCCGGCGACCATGCCGATCCCGTTGTTGATGACGGTCTCGGTCGGGTTCGTGGATGGGACGATCGCGCCGATCACGCCGTAGGGGGCGTGGTCGACGA
This region of Candidatus Eisenbacteria bacterium genomic DNA includes:
- a CDS encoding BMC domain-containing protein → MEEAIALLELDSIAAGFRTADAVAKRARVELLESRPLDPGKYLVLFGGEIASVESAFERGVEAAGANLVDRVFLPAPHETLAPLLRGERPDVPIDAIGVVETSAVASAVRAADAAAKAAPVRLLRVHLARRIGGKGCVVLTGELSDVEAAVAAASGEARREDRLVAEVVIPAPAAETHGKISGEWLA
- a CDS encoding aldehyde dehydrogenase EutE: MPNDNPYIDAIVDRVLEKLGETPRAQEPRAARRSESGIFDDLDRAILEARRGFDALASLSLEVRRVMIDAMRKAACDAAGTLAADAVSETGMGRAEDKIRKNVLVATKTPGMEILEPWATTGDHGLTLVDHAPYGVIGAIVPSTNPTETVINNGIGMVAGGNTVVFNAHPAARECTNRCLAILNDAAHAAGGPPFVFTAVREPTIATAQAIMKHPEIALLVVTGGPGVVAEAMRSGKRVVAAGPGNPPAVIDETADLRQAARDLVLGASLDNNIVCTDEKEVLCVASAADRLKEEMRGAGAYEIEGAMVSRLKNLVLAEDRGPGAHSVVEKSLVGRDAGRILDALGVRGHGDPRLILVEVPGEHTFVWTELLIPVLPVVRVPNVDAAIDLACRAEHGFRHTASMHSRNIDKLSKMARVMNTSIFVKNGPNYAGLGFGGEGYTSFTIASPTGDGLTNARTFTRPRRCVLVDRFRIV